AATGTGCCAATTTTTTAACTCtttgtttcttgttcttttctGTTTGAACTGTAAACTCAATTTCCAGAAAGATTGCTAAGGGACCATCAGAAAATGCACAGTAGATCTATGATACACCAGTTCATTCTGAAGTGGAGGCAAAGCTGAGGCAGATTTTAGTTGAGCTAGGGAACGAAGACAAAATACTTGGAATCCAGGTCTGCTTGGTTCAACAATTTCTGACAAAGTAGCATGAATGTAAAACTTAAGAATAACTTGTTAACAACACTAAAATTAATCCTTTAGTTAATTTATACTGCTTTTATGCTTTTTATATGGAAAAGATAACTATcttatttgttgtttattttggttacTTTATCAATTTGATTTCTTAAGGTATGTGCCTATAAAGATGGAAAGGTTATTATTGATACTGCTGCTGGAGTACTCGGTAGATATGATCCTCGCCCTGTACAGCCTGATAGCCTTTTCTCCGTATTCTCTGTAACAAAGGGCATCACAGCAGGAATGTTACATTGGCTTGTTGACAATGGGTATGTAGTGGTAATTGAATGAAAGCAAAGccttttttgtgttaaaatttACTGAACTGTTAGgcaaaatatttagtttattttttgattaattttcatGTTGCAGGAAACTTTCACCTGGAATACTGGGTGCATGATccttcctaaaaaaataatgatacaaGCACTGGTTTTCATGCATAATCTATTTCGAAATTTTGGTTATATGACtagatgattttcttttctaggTAGGACATAGAACTATTTGCAATTGATTTTTCATTCCGTATATGATAATCTATTGCCATGCAtttgttttgggtcaaaagttTTTGCGTTTGTGGTCCTTGCCAGTTCTTAGATAGGATATCATTTTTAGTAGGAGTAATTCTGCAGAATATGAAGTAATTTAAGGTAAACTTAATGTAAAATGTGAGAAAAATAGTGTACTGGTGAGATACAGGTGGGTCAGATATTCTTGATTAGATGGTCAGGTTTGATCTTTAAGTTTTCCCACTTATAAGGAAATTTCATTGCTGGAGTGATCTTGAAAGTTCTAGAATCCGAGGATTACTTCCATATTTGTGGTTTGTTACAAATGTCACACACTGTCTTGCAGAAAACTCAACCTCGATGAAAGTATTGCTAATATTTGGCCAGAATTTGGAACAAATGGAAAGAATCTCATCAAGGTGTGAAAGTTTATGTTGCAAGACCTGCTAAACTTGTCTGATTACCACTGAAGCTCTATATATGTTcgcttatttgtttttttctcatttaggTCCACCATGTGCTTAATCATACAGCTGGATTGCAAAACGCTTTGGACAACCTCAGAAAAGAAAATCCTTTGCTACTGACTGACTGGGATGAATGTCTGAAACAGATTGCAATGTCAGCACCTGAGACAGAACCTGGCCAGGTGCAGTTGTATCACTTTCTGTCTTTTGGCTGGCTTTGTGGTGGAATAATTGAGGTACAGTCCCATGCTCAAGTGTTTGAATATGAAAGAATAACGAAGCTGACATCTGCATCTGTTTTTGGAGGGATTTTTGATTTGTTCTCCATTTTAATGACGTGCTTAAATAAAACAGCATGCTTCTGGGAAGAAATTTCAGGAGATCCTTGAAGAAGCACTTGTTCGGCCTCTCAACATTGAAGGCGAGCTATATGTTGGAATTCCACCAGGTATCTGTTAAAATCTGTTTATTCAATGTTCTTGCTTTGCTAGCATAAATTCTACAAAGATTTGCACCCACAACTGTCCTTTTTCAAGTTGACATATTCTCTACTTGTTACTCCTTCCATGGATAGAGTTATAATTCTCCTATAAATTGTAAATTCAAAGTTCCTTTCATGATTGGAAGTAATGCTTGTTATGCGTCTCCTTCAGGTGTGGAATCTCGACTTGCATCGCTGACAATAGATAAAGATGATTTTAGCAAGCTATCAAAAATTGGTAGTCTCTCTGCACTTCCCTCCACCTTCCAGCCAGAGAACATTTCTCAACTAGTAACTACACTGCTTGCTTTGTCTAACATGCTGAACATTCGTCGCGCTATTATACCAGCCGCTAACGGACATTGCTCAGCCCGTGCCCTTGCACGCTATTATGCAGCTCTTGTTGACAGAGGCCTGGTCCCACCACCTCATTCCTCATTGTCCACGCCACCCCTTGGTAGCCACCCCCACATTCCGAAATTTTCTTCAGAGATTACCTCCATAATGCAGAATGGTAAAAAGAGCAAGGCAGTGGGTTCtgcttcaaagaaaaaagaaaatggttatGAGCAGAAGACGAAGCAAAGTAAAGACTCCAAGGACAATGTTAGTGGTAGAGAAAGTAATAGTGATGGTTATACCAGCACTAGTGGCAGCAGCAGCGCCAGCAATACTAGTTCACCTGACAATAGCTCTGCATCCAGCAATGATTCTCGCAAAAATAATGTCATCTGGATCTTTAATGACCCCAGAattcatgacgagttcatgggTACGGGTGAATACAGTGATCTAGTCCTGCCAAATAGGAAATTTGGATTAGGGTTTAAGAGATTTAGTTCAAGTGATGGATCCTTCAGTGGATTTGGGCACTCAGGTCTGGGTGGATCCACAGGTTTTTGTGATATTGAAAACAGGTTTGCCATTGCAGTTACCTTGAACAAAATTTCATTTGGGACTGCAACGAAAAAAATCATTCAGTTTGTTTGTTCAGAGCTAAATGTTCCATTGCCGGATGAGTTCTCAATTCTTAGTGGAACAGAAGCTGGTGAAGGGTTAAGTATATCAAGGGCTCTCTTTAACTGAAGATCAGAACGAGTCTTCTcattgtttaaatatattatttccaGAACTACAGATATTATTTATACTGATCACGACTGTGCCAAAAGGATATTTGTAAATATTGACAGCCATTGTTTACAAGGTTATACGTGCAGGTGCTCCTCTGCACACATATACAGCcataaaaaacttgatttacGAGATTCACTGGTGGGATTTAATTCGTTCaatgaattagattttttaaagagttttttggTACTCATtttgaaagaggaaaaaaaataaaaaacacacacacacatggaaGGCAATTTATAATCTTTATAACTCTAGATTAACCTCCTTCACCACTCTGTGGATGGCTCTCTACTGTACAGTAGCTTCTCAGCACATGACTATGTCCATGATTAAGCTTAAGGTCTAGGAGAGTTCTATGTTTCTGATTGCTCAAGTTGCAGAGTTGTGGCGGCGACACCGATAGCATGTAATTGCAATGACAAGTGCATGATCTTATAAAGCTGAAGTCAATCGTTATTAACTTGGAAGATGGAATGCTCTCGATACTGAAAGCGTTATGCAAAGCTGAAGGTATTTTGCTGGCTGCTTGATTTCCGCATTGGGTGCATTACTCTTCCAAAGTTTCCATGCCTTTTTGCAGCTCAGGTGAGCCGGAGGAAAAATGCAATGGAGGTGGCAATCATAGCTTTAAGTAAGAAAGCAAGATTGTGCAGATTAAACCACAACTGTAAATTTTGTAAAACATGAAGCATGAATGGATGATTCTCAAAACCATTTCTTCGGAAGATTATTTTGTATCATTcttggaaaatttatttttatgcaacCTCATATTCATGGTTCATATCTAAGAGTAAATTACACGAAAATTTCTTATGAATACAGTGATTTTGGGTATAAGGGAGACTGGGAATATCTGGATTGTTGTAGTTTGATCATGAGCATGTATCTTTGACATTGTATTCGACTGGATTCAGTAATGATCGGTCCAACCCTTTTCTGTTTCGTGAACTGTTCTGTGTAACAGTTGTCGGAAAACGGAAAACTGGATCGGATTTTGCAACATCTAGtcataaaatagaaaattaaggcCAGTTCTACCGAATTCTATCCTATGCAAAGCCTCGTTTCGGTCTTGCACATTGAGTCATGGAATTATTATGTGTGTCAGAACTTCATTTACATTTATGTTATACTTGATTTCTGTCTTCGTTAGTCTTTTCCTTTTGATTCTTGATGGACCTTAGCTAGAATCTTGCATCAGCTCTAATCATGACCAGTTTCGATTATCGAGAACTTTTGTACAGTGCTGCTGTTAACAATTTTGCTGCTGAAGAACGGAATTAGGGGAGTTCTAGGATTTAGCATATATGTGCCAGAGACAGCGGCACACCGAGCAAGCCTCAACAGTAGTGTACTGGTAAGAAAATTTCCTTCTCTAGATTAGATTTTGACCACTGGAGCTTTTCAATTGTCTAGCTATTAACACTGTTGCTTAAACCTCAAAGCTGCAAAAGGGATAACCAGATTGTCAGTTCCCAGGTTACTCTATTGAAAATTTCTGGCATTATCTACATACAATGTTATTATATAGAGATTTGACACTGCCAAAcctaacaataaataaataaaataaaaaaaagatggaatttTGGTGAAAAGGGTCTCAAAGACTCAAACACAAGAACCCTTGAATTGTCTCTATGTAATAATCTGCTTTTCTAAAGAAGTTTACAACTTGTTAAATAAGCCGGTAACTAATTTTCACAAGGCAGGAAAATCAAGATCCTTagtcaaatagaaaaaaatagcaaaaaaaatccaaaaccaaactaaaaattcaaaaataagaagagaataaTGAAACTAGCTAAAACAAAATCTTCCGAGCTTAATTTAAAGGCTTTTCCTATCTTGATTATAGATAGCCAGCTCCATGtagaatcttttttttgtgaattaatTCAAGTGTGAtccaacaattaaataaaaaattataaatatttttaccagataaaaatatttggtgTGATAAGACCTCTTCTTAGATTCATCGATTCCCATTAATCTATAAATGAGGGATTTTTACATGGTCCAGTTATAGCAGGTCTGCAAACAAATGTTCAGAACCATCATATCCTTCATAATTGCCTCCATCAAGATTGTTGTTGGCTGTGAAATCCTTGAATTTGATTCTATTAATTAGTAGGATATTCTAATTTGAAGAACGACTGCAGCTTCTCTGTACTTAATTGTTTGGTTAGACTACATGTGATTCTTGGCATTATGACCATAACATCATGTTTGTCACTGGTTTATGCTCACATTCTGCACTTGAAATGCTTGCTTCGATGGTGGTAGACCTATAGCTTGGAGATCTTGTTTTATGGAACTTTTGAGGGCTAATACTTCATCATTACCACTAATTTGTCTCCTGCATTTCTGAACCCGTCTTGTGATTCACAGGCTTGGCTTTGTAATTAATGGCTTTTGCCCTTGTTTTATCAACGGAACTACTCTCTCgtacaataaaaaagaaggaaaaaaacataattaacattTTCCTGTGGATCAAAGCATGATGGCAGCATGGCCAaccatataataaataaataaataaaaatacggTAGTGACAGAGAGAAGAGAATAAACAAAGCAAGAAACAGTGTATGCATGGCAATGCACGTGACTTGAGCAGAAAATGCAAGAAGAAAACATTATTGAACTCTTAAAATATGTAATCAGAGAGTAATAATCATAACAGTACAGCAACAAAACGCGGTTTCTTCCATCTTCTGTGCCCTCAGAGAGAGTAGGAAAATCATTTCTCACCCAACTGGTGAGATTTGCAGGgcatttcaaagtttatcagaTATTCAAGGGTGGATTTCCATGACCCTCCAGGCTTCAAGGAAGGTGCTGGCACTAGAAAGAATATCATTAGCTTGTACTAGTTGGCATCATGAGGTAGAAGATTCGTTAGTACTTGATGGcttaaaaatcttaaatcttAAATCTTAAATTTGATGAGTTGTTAGTTGGTTTTCATGTCACCTTCAAATCTTATTACTGAAATTTTGAAGTTTGAGTGATCAAATCATGTTGGCCCAGTTATGCCTtcaaaattgagaagaaaattgaaccaataattttatgttcttgctACATTTAAGAATTACatctatttgatttttcttgactTAGGCAAAATCAacacaagaaaaacaataaatataaataatatataattctaTTAAATAGGGTCATCATatcaaaaaaaacctaattataaGTAATACATAACTATATCGAATAGTATCATCGtacaaaaacttaatttaaatttttgttacggattttttttttcaaatagtttATATCTATAAgaggttcaattttttttaaataaatctaaaactgATCTAAACCAattaagaaatttgaaaataaaataaaagcaatagaaatcataagaaaactaggaaatctaaaaatagaaagaaaaacaataaaattagcTCAAATGATACATTACGGACCACAGCTAACCCCTGAACAGGGCCTTAGAAAGTTTTTAGCAAAATTTGTATATGATTGAACAGTTGAATTGAaagtcatgagttttttttctgtcaGATCAGTCACCCTTGGTGACCCACACCTCGTCTTAGGTACCTAGTTATGgtaaatctaatataaattgattgatCAGAACCACCTGCTTCATTTCCACCTGTATCATTTCTCTACTTCAACTCAGGCATGCTACTGCGAGTTGTTGCATTTACATTTTGAGGCATGGGAAAAAATCCTAACACATAGTTGAATCTTGGAATGGCATGCACCTCATTTTGAGAAAACGAATGGCTCGATCAGATCTGTCATTTATTTTGCTAATCAAATGTTTAAGAGTTCAGAAAATTCTTGATCTACCTTCTGTTTTTTTAGTGTCAATTTAATTGCCTTCTACCTGTGACTGCACAGAAGACCAACTGAGGTAAGAGGTTGATACACTGAACCGGATTTAATAATACAGCATGCACGGTGAATGGCCGACCAACAATAATGTAAGAGAACATGCCAGCTTTCTCATGTAAGATATTAATCAGATCAAATAGAAAATATTGAACATAAAATGGGAGGGAATATATGATGGCATTGGAGTGAATTTGATCAACACCAAGGGTTTTCTCTAAGAATCCTCACTATATAAGAAATGGACAGTAGAGCAGTGAAGGAAATCAAGTTGTTTatggttatttattttgctgCAAAAGCAGTAGAGTTTTCAGTCCCTTGACCGCTGTATTTCTCGGGAATCCTGTGAATTTAGAGTCTTTTAGTAAGCTTGTATTCCAATATGATTGGCATAACTGGAGTATGCAGCAGATTAGTGCAAGCACTAGGAGTTTCAGGACCAAGCTCATCAACTTGTCTTCAAACAACTCCAACTTGCAAGCAAGAAAAAGCGCGTCAAGCCGATGAGTTGATGATCCGGGCATTGACTGCTGTGTTTGGAATGGAAAACAATGGGAAAATAAAGAAGGAGAAAGCGCGACGGGTGGTGGAAAAGCTTGGTTTGATATATgttgaaggaggaggagaagaagaccAGGCTATTTTTGACCTACCAGGTGGTGTAGACGATGAAGAAGTGCCTGTAGAGGAGGTGCTGAATGGATTGGAAGATGGCTCAGATCGCCATCAATTGTTGCAAGAAGCCTTCAAGATTTTCGATGAGAATGGTAATGGATATATCGAAGCAGTGGAGTTGAAGAGAGTGCTGCAATGCTTGGGACTGGACAAAGGGTGGGACATGGAGCAGATCCAGAAGATGTTGAAGGCTGCGGACTTGAATTTCGACGGAATGGTTGATTTTAATGAGTTTGAATTGATGATGGGATAAgatcataaacataaaaattttgtatttcaatgtCAATTGTATATTCTTTGATTTCATGAtcatttttccaaataaaaatgtTGGATTCCCGTTTTATCAGCAATGATTTCTTCATACTTTCCACTCAACTAAAAGCTCTTCAATTCCAGATGCAGCAATCAGATTAACAAAACTGAAAGCAATGACTGTTAAGACTAATTGGCCAGTGTAGTTCGTATAATAAAATTGGCTATAGAAAAGTATCAAAACTCCTCCTTCACCAGCATAACCTCTTTCTAAATCTCCACAAAACCTAATGAGTGATGACACAGAAGCCATTCTCAAGCTCTCTCTCCAAGTACTCCATCAAAGAGCTCAAAAACCTCTCTTCCTCGTTGATTATTTATCTCAATAATGATGTTAACTCACAGACCTTAGGCTGTTGCTATAAACGATTCTTTGTTggtacatgataaaaaaattctcatccCAGTTTTCACAAGCAGCAAAGTAAGCTGGTACAAAAGATTTACTGTCCTCAACACAACGTAGGAATATAGGAAAAACAGAATCTGCAGATATGAACATTTCGTATTGTCTATTTGCgtctttgaaaaacaaacagagaACCTCTTGAGCCCTTTCCCAACCTGATCTTCTCATCAATATAAGTGATCTTCAACTTAACCTCGCTTTCTCCACCGTACTGGAACTCCAGTGATCCAACCTTCAGTTGAGGTGCCTCAAATATAACTTGAATCCAACTATCATCTAAGGCTTTCAGCCTACCTGCAATATGCACAAACGTTGAATCTAATGTTTTGACAGGATCACGTAGACGATAAGAAACAGTGCATCCCAATGTTGAATCAAGGTGAGACTTAGGCTACAAATTGATAGCATTGctagacaataaaataaattatatcttagaaACTTATTCAATAGCTTAAGTTTTTAAGTTGGAACATTTATTTGACATAATGCCAAAAAGTCATGCATTCATATCTCACAACTCtgtataaatcatatcttagacTTCACAAGAGTTCCATAGCTGGACAATGCCATGTCATATCTTTCAACTCAGTTTTCATTCATGGAGTAAAATGAACATAGACCTACCTTTCAAGGAAACCTCTCCATCAAGGAATCCCAAAGCAGAAAATGACACCTTGTTTTTGACAGTATCAGGAGCTTCAACAGCCTGAATCATTTCCTTTGTTCTAAAAACAAGACGGCCAAACGCACTCCTGTAGCCACCTCCAGGGGAAGTTGGGTTCGAACAATACACCACATCCCACTCTGATCAAAACCACTTGATTAGTAGTTAAACTAAACCAAGCCCTTAACATAATCAAAGATGGACATTTTACATCACCAAATTTCTCTTAGTACAATTATTGAATTTACCTCCAAATATAAGAGGACATCTCACTGGTTCAGCAACACAATATTTCTGCAACTCTTGCGCAACTCGAGTtacttcttcttgttgttctttAGTTAGCGAAACCCCCCTGTCCGTTTCTGTAACCTAGTTTAAAGTATTACTCAGTTTCAGAGACAACAAACCAGAAAATCATCCCAAACCATTAATTTctacatacatatatacactcttaaaatcaattacaactgataaacacataaaaaaagcataaattgTATCATACCTTAGAAAGAATAGAAGCAACCAAATCATCAGGTCGTCCAGTGAGGACTTGAGGGTCAGAGACCGAAACAGAACACAAAATTGGTGGGATTCTGCTCTTTCTACActgaaatgaaaatgaaacGTCACTGGGGTGTTTTGAGTGAGAGATTAGGGACTTTGTTTTGCATAATTCAGGGCCTCTGAAGGAAGATAACAgagccaaagaagaagaagccatgGGGGAGGGAGAGGCTGAGCCTTGATGGTGTTATATGCTCGctagatttttctatttttattggatGGCTAAGAATTTCGGTGGATTTTGCCATGTTTGCATGGAGATCAAGTTTAGGTTCCACGTGGTGGTTTATAATCCGCCACGTAAGTAGATTTTGTTTCTCCTGCGCTATCCACTTTTGTAATAATTAGGCGAGGGCCCATAACTCAAGCATTGAGATAAATTTATTATAGACAAGGTGGTAGATTTGATTATAAAATCAGATTTTGCATTTGATGCGAtcaatctatttaatttttcactGTATTTTTCCTCTTTCACTAACAATGCATAACAATATTTTCCATCTGAAATCTTCATTTTCTGAGCGACCAAACACACCCTAACCAGCTAACACACACCTCACGCAACAAGACAAAATCCCTTGCATGCTGGACGGCAAGGAGACCCATAGAATACGGGTATTTACATATCACGCCTCGACACTTTCTTCCACGTGGCAGAATCTTATCCTTGCAATCTCTGATCACATCTAAAACACTATACCAAACCCAATCACACGCCGTTCAAAATCCATCACGCAAACCACCGCACGCTTTTTTCATACACAGTGAGAGGAAGTAGGCGAATTTGTACGgactcttccttttcttcttctcctcctttcTTCCAGTGATGGCGCCAAGAAAGAAGGCTGAAGAGACCAAAACGAAGCCGTTGCCGACGCCTGCGACTCGGAGGTCGGCTCGGATGACTAGGAGCGCAGCTAAGCGACTTAATGCGAGGTTGACTGAGTTACCGACCGACGCGAGGAAGAAGAGAAAGCAAGGGAAAGCAGAAGAGAGtaagaaaaaggtaaaaattGAGACTGAGACTGTAACCGCGACTTCCACGGAGGCTCAGGCGGAAGTCAACACGctggaggaggaagaagacgaGGACGAGGACGAGGACGAGGACGAGGACGAAACGGACGAGGAGGATGCTAAGGAAGAGAGTACTTGTACTGGTGATGGAGTCAATGAGACTATTGTGATCGAACATTGGtgagtgttttatttttttattagttaattttatatgtttggtTGGCGAGAAAGTAGAGGAGAAAACTAAAATGTCATGATAGTGGAGCTAGGGTTTGGTTGGTTGATTTCtgtttggtttctgagaaaGTGAAAGAAAGTAGAGGAAATTGAGTTGTAATTTCAAGCCCCGGGCTGGTTCTTtcattctctttgttttttgttgtgtgtttttttattgaaattggcAGGAGTAAAGTGGCCTTGTCAGTGTTAGAGAATTAGAGATTTTTGTTTCTAGGGTAAGTCGAAATTGTGATTAGGTATTTGGC
The Populus nigra chromosome 3, ddPopNigr1.1, whole genome shotgun sequence genome window above contains:
- the LOC133688148 gene encoding uncharacterized protein LOC133688148; amino-acid sequence: MNVCAYKDGKVIIDTAAGVLGRYDPRPVQPDSLFSVFSVTKGITAGMLHWLVDNGKLNLDESIANIWPEFGTNGKNLIKVHHVLNHTAGLQNALDNLRKENPLLLTDWDECLKQIAMSAPETEPGQVQLYHFLSFGWLCGGIIEHASGKKFQEILEEALVRPLNIEGELYVGIPPGVESRLASLTIDKDDFSKLSKIGSLSALPSTFQPENISQLVTTLLALSNMLNIRRAIIPAANGHCSARALARYYAALVDRGLVPPPHSSLSTPPLGSHPHIPKFSSEITSIMQNGKKSKAVGSASKKKENGYEQKTKQSKDSKDNVSGRESNSDGYTSTSGSSSASNTSSPDNSSASSNDSRKNNVIWIFNDPRIHDEFMGTGEYSDLVLPNRKFGLGFKRFSSSDGSFSGFGHSGLGGSTGFCDIENRFAIAVTLNKISFGTATKKIIQFVCSELNVPLPDEFSILSGTEAGEGLSISRALFN
- the LOC133689615 gene encoding calmodulin-like protein 2 — its product is MIGITGVCSRLVQALGVSGPSSSTCLQTTPTCKQEKARQADELMIRALTAVFGMENNGKIKKEKARRVVEKLGLIYVEGGGEEDQAIFDLPGGVDDEEVPVEEVLNGLEDGSDRHQLLQEAFKIFDENGNGYIEAVELKRVLQCLGLDKGWDMEQIQKMLKAADLNFDGMVDFNEFELMMG
- the LOC133689612 gene encoding probable plastid-lipid-associated protein 8, chloroplastic; this translates as MASSSLALLSSFRGPELCKTKSLISHSKHPSDVSFSFQCRKSRIPPILCSVSVSDPQVLTGRPDDLVASILSKVTETDRGVSLTKEQQEEVTRVAQELQKYCVAEPVRCPLIFGEWDVVYCSNPTSPGGGYRSAFGRLVFRTKEMIQAVEAPDTVKNKVSFSALGFLDGEVSLKGRLKALDDSWIQVIFEAPQLKVGSLEFQYGGESEVKLKITYIDEKIRLGKGSRGSLFVFQRRK